One window from the genome of Rufibacter tibetensis encodes:
- a CDS encoding FEKKY domain-containing protein, giving the protein MKYLFLAGLLILISFVGFGQSRKLTDADINNSGAIKLVFVTTVDEARELADKDIKNDVPFLLLRSGIAPVVYSTDSTFERKYNVFYLEDGCTGPEYTLTEEYNFVILDHLQKAYGNDWKRKVRKDVMGYKNWRSKK; this is encoded by the coding sequence ATGAAATATCTTTTCCTAGCAGGTTTATTAATCTTAATCTCATTTGTGGGTTTTGGGCAATCAAGAAAGCTGACTGACGCTGACATCAATAATAGTGGTGCCATTAAGTTAGTGTTTGTTACTACGGTTGATGAAGCTCGAGAACTTGCAGATAAGGATATTAAGAATGATGTGCCATTTCTTTTGCTTCGAAGTGGAATAGCACCAGTAGTTTATAGTACTGATAGCACTTTTGAACGCAAGTATAATGTCTTCTACTTAGAGGATGGCTGTACAGGTCCTGAATATACATTAACGGAAGAATATAACTTCGTAATCCTTGACCACCTGCAAAAGGCTTACGGAAACGACTGGAAAAGGAAAGTAAGGAAAGATGTAATGGGATATAAAAATTGGAGAAGCAAGAAGTAA
- a CDS encoding DUF6970 domain-containing protein, translating into MRNPLKLIKLTLPLCAIVFSLVFSGCELVEIEKGVPRCVEKSIKRFSKTACHDDGANVMEYSFQGKTVYVFDMGTCGADLSSQVIDSECNELGRLGGITGNTQIGGVEFSTATFIRTVWQD; encoded by the coding sequence ATGAGAAACCCCTTAAAGCTTATAAAGCTTACCCTACCACTTTGTGCTATTGTATTCTCATTGGTATTCAGCGGCTGCGAGCTGGTTGAGATAGAGAAAGGGGTTCCGAGGTGCGTTGAGAAAAGTATAAAGCGGTTCAGCAAGACTGCATGCCATGATGATGGGGCTAACGTGATGGAATATTCTTTCCAGGGAAAAACAGTGTATGTCTTTGACATGGGAACCTGCGGGGCAGACCTATCAAGCCAGGTAATCGATTCGGAGTGCAACGAATTGGGGAGACTGGGCGGGATTACGGGCAACACCCAGATAGGCGGGGTGGAGTTCTCAACCGCCACTTTTATCAGAACAGTCTGGCAGGATTAG